A single window of Vibrio campbellii CAIM 519 = NBRC 15631 = ATCC 25920 DNA harbors:
- the luxQ gene encoding quorum-sensing autoinducer 2 sensor kinase/phosphatase LuxQ: MTTTLSNIKNRRSLATLITKIIILVLAPIILGIFIQSYYFSKQIIWQEVDRAKQQTSALIHNIFDSHFAAIQIHHDSNSKSEVIRDFYTYRDTDALNFFFLSIDQSDPSHTPEFRFLTDHKGIIWDDGNAHFYGVNDLILDSLANRVSFSNNWYYINVMTSIGSRHMLVRRVPILDPPTGEVLGFSFNAVVLDNNFALMEKLKSESNVDNVVLVADSVPLANSLIGDEPYNVADVLHRKGSDKRLDKLLVIETPIVVNAMTTELCLLKVQDNQSVVTLQIQHILAMLASIIGMIMIALMSREWIESKVSAQLESLMSYTRSAREEKGFERFGGSDIEEFDHIGSTLESTFEELEAQKKSFRDLFNFALSPIMVWSEESVLIQMNPAARKELVIEDDHEIMHPVFQGFKEKLTPHLKMAAQGATLTGVNVPIGNKIYRWNLSPIRVDGDISGIIVQGQDITTLIEAEKQSNIARREAEKSAQARADFLAKMSHEIRTPINGILGVAQLLKDSVDTQEQKNQIDVLCHSGEHLLAVLNDILDFSKIEQGKFNIQKHPFSFTDTMRTLENIYRPICTNKEVELVIENELDPNVEIFTDQVRLNQILFNLVSNAVKFTPTGSIRLHAELEQFYGAENSVLVVELTDTGIGIESDKLDQMFEPFVQEEATTTREYGGSGLGLTIVKNLVDMLEGDVQVRSSKGVGTTFVITLPVKDRERVLRPLEVSQRIKPEALFDESLKVLLVEDNHTNAFILQAFCKKYKMQVDWAKDGLEAMELLSDTTYDLILMDNQLPHLGGIETTHEIRQNLRLGTPIYACTADTAKETSDAFMAAGANYVMLKPIKENALHEAFVDFKQRFLVERT, encoded by the coding sequence ATGACGACAACGCTATCAAACATTAAAAATCGTCGTTCGCTGGCGACGCTCATAACAAAGATCATCATTTTAGTTCTTGCCCCAATTATTCTGGGGATTTTTATTCAGAGCTATTACTTCTCCAAGCAAATCATTTGGCAAGAAGTAGATCGAGCCAAACAGCAAACCTCTGCACTAATTCACAATATATTTGATAGCCACTTTGCGGCGATCCAAATACACCATGACAGTAATTCCAAGAGTGAAGTCATTCGTGATTTTTACACTTATCGCGACACGGATGCACTTAACTTTTTCTTCCTCAGCATCGACCAAAGCGATCCGTCGCACACACCAGAATTCCGCTTTCTAACGGACCACAAAGGCATTATTTGGGACGATGGAAATGCGCATTTCTATGGTGTGAATGACCTTATCCTTGATAGCCTTGCCAATCGGGTCAGTTTCAGTAACAACTGGTATTACATTAATGTCATGACCTCGATTGGTTCTAGACACATGCTCGTGCGCCGTGTACCGATCCTAGACCCTCCAACAGGAGAGGTGCTTGGTTTCTCGTTTAATGCAGTCGTCTTAGACAACAACTTCGCTTTGATGGAAAAGCTCAAGAGTGAAAGTAACGTCGACAATGTGGTGCTTGTCGCTGATAGCGTGCCTTTAGCAAATTCTTTGATTGGTGATGAGCCTTATAACGTAGCTGATGTACTACACCGTAAGGGCTCAGATAAAAGACTTGACAAACTGTTGGTGATAGAAACGCCAATCGTGGTGAATGCAATGACCACAGAGCTTTGCTTGTTGAAGGTTCAAGATAATCAGAGTGTGGTAACATTACAAATCCAACATATTCTAGCCATGCTTGCATCGATCATCGGAATGATCATGATTGCCTTAATGAGTAGAGAATGGATTGAGAGTAAAGTTTCGGCGCAGTTAGAATCTTTGATGTCTTACACCCGCTCTGCTCGTGAAGAAAAAGGGTTTGAACGATTTGGTGGTTCGGATATTGAGGAGTTTGATCACATCGGTTCAACTCTTGAGAGTACATTCGAAGAGCTTGAAGCGCAGAAGAAGTCGTTCCGAGATCTGTTTAATTTTGCCTTATCACCCATCATGGTTTGGTCTGAAGAGAGTGTCCTGATTCAGATGAACCCTGCCGCGCGCAAAGAATTAGTGATCGAAGACGATCATGAAATCATGCATCCGGTCTTCCAAGGCTTTAAAGAGAAATTAACCCCACACCTTAAAATGGCGGCTCAAGGTGCGACGCTGACTGGGGTCAACGTGCCTATTGGTAATAAGATCTACCGATGGAACTTGTCACCAATTCGAGTTGATGGCGATATCAGTGGCATTATTGTGCAAGGCCAAGATATTACAACACTTATCGAAGCCGAGAAGCAGAGTAACATTGCGCGTAGAGAAGCAGAAAAATCGGCGCAAGCACGTGCAGACTTCCTTGCTAAAATGAGCCATGAAATTCGTACGCCAATAAACGGCATTTTAGGTGTTGCACAATTATTGAAAGACTCTGTCGATACACAAGAGCAGAAGAATCAAATCGACGTCCTGTGCCACAGTGGCGAGCACCTGCTTGCAGTATTGAACGATATTCTTGATTTCTCAAAGATAGAGCAGGGTAAGTTCAATATTCAGAAACACCCGTTCTCTTTCACCGATACCATGCGTACATTGGAAAATATTTATCGTCCGATTTGCACAAATAAAGAGGTTGAGTTGGTCATCGAGAATGAGCTTGACCCGAATGTTGAAATCTTCACCGATCAAGTCCGCTTGAATCAGATTCTATTTAACTTAGTAAGCAATGCCGTCAAGTTCACGCCGACTGGCTCGATTCGACTGCACGCAGAACTGGAACAATTCTATGGTGCGGAGAACAGCGTGTTAGTTGTGGAACTGACTGATACTGGTATCGGTATTGAAAGCGATAAGCTCGACCAAATGTTCGAACCTTTTGTGCAAGAAGAGGCGACAACCACGCGCGAATATGGCGGTAGCGGCCTAGGTTTGACAATCGTTAAGAACCTAGTCGATATGTTAGAAGGTGATGTTCAGGTCCGCAGTAGCAAGGGAGTGGGAACAACATTTGTCATAACACTTCCAGTAAAAGATCGTGAGCGTGTCTTAAGGCCTCTTGAGGTCAGTCAACGTATCAAGCCGGAAGCTTTGTTTGATGAAAGTTTAAAAGTGCTGCTGGTGGAAGATAACCATACCAATGCGTTTATCCTTCAGGCTTTCTGCAAGAAGTATAAAATGCAGGTGGATTGGGCGAAAGATGGGCTGGAAGCGATGGAGCTCCTCTCTGATACCACTTACGATCTGATCCTCATGGATAATCAATTGCCTCACCTTGGTGGTATAGAGACAACGCACGAGATTCGCCAGAACTTGAGGCTTGGAACGCCAATTTACGCGTGTACAGCAGACACGGCGAAAGAAACCAGTGATGCGTTTATGGCGGCAGGTGCAAACTATGTCATGCTGAAGCCAATTAAAGAGAATGCGTTACATGAGGCGTTTGTCGATTTCAAACAACGTTTCTTGGTAGAAAGAACCTAA
- a CDS encoding autoinducer 2-binding periplasmic protein LuxP, producing MKKALLFSLISIVGFSPVSQATQVLNGYWGYQEFLDEFPEQRNLTNALSEAVREQPVPLSKPTKRPLKISVVYPGQQVSDYWVRNIAAFEKRLDKLNINYQLNQVFTRPNADIKQQSLSLMEALKSKSDYLIFTLDTTRHRKFVEHVLDSTNTKLILQNITTPVREWDKHQPFLYVGFDHAEGSRELATEFGKFFPKHTYYSVLYFSEGYISDVRGDTFIHQVNRDNNFELQSAYYTKATKQSGYDAAKASLAKHPDVDFIYACSTDVALGAVDALAELGREEIMINGWGGGSAELDAIQKGDLDITVMRMNDDTGIAMAEAIKWDLEDKPVPTVYSGDFEIVTKADSPERIETLKKRAFRYSDN from the coding sequence ATGAAGAAAGCGTTATTATTTTCCCTGATTTCTATAGTCGGTTTTTCTCCAGTGTCTCAAGCAACACAAGTTTTGAATGGGTACTGGGGTTATCAAGAGTTTTTGGACGAATTTCCCGAGCAACGAAATCTCACTAATGCTTTATCAGAAGCAGTACGAGAACAGCCGGTCCCACTGTCTAAACCGACAAAACGCCCGCTCAAAATATCAGTGGTTTACCCAGGGCAACAAGTTTCAGATTACTGGGTCAGAAATATTGCAGCATTCGAAAAACGTTTGGATAAGTTGAATATTAACTACCAACTGAACCAAGTGTTTACTCGTCCAAATGCTGATATCAAGCAACAAAGCTTGTCATTAATGGAAGCGCTCAAGAGCAAATCGGATTACTTGATTTTCACGCTTGATACGACAAGACACCGTAAATTTGTTGAGCACGTTTTGGACTCAACGAACACCAAATTGATCTTGCAAAATATCACTACACCAGTCCGTGAGTGGGACAAACATCAACCGTTTTTATATGTCGGATTTGACCACGCAGAAGGCAGTCGTGAATTGGCAACAGAATTCGGAAAGTTCTTCCCAAAACACACATATTACAGCGTACTCTACTTTTCTGAAGGTTATATTAGCGATGTGAGAGGTGATACTTTTATTCACCAAGTAAACCGCGATAATAACTTTGAGCTACAATCAGCGTATTACACGAAGGCCACCAAGCAATCCGGCTATGATGCTGCGAAAGCGAGTTTAGCAAAACATCCAGATGTTGATTTTATCTATGCATGTTCGACCGATGTAGCATTGGGTGCAGTAGACGCACTGGCTGAGTTGGGACGTGAAGAAATTATGATCAATGGCTGGGGTGGAGGCTCTGCTGAGTTAGATGCTATCCAGAAGGGTGATTTAGATATCACTGTCATGCGTATGAATGATGATACTGGCATAGCTATGGCAGAAGCGATTAAGTGGGACTTGGAAGATAAACCAGTTCCGACCGTATACTCAGGTGACTTTGAAATCGTAACAAAGGCAGATTCACCGGAGAGAATCGAAACGCTGAAAAAGCGCGCATTTAGATACTCAGATAATTGA
- a CDS encoding GIY-YIG nuclease family protein — protein sequence MSDTAEQRWSVYLIRNNRNALYCGVTNNVERRFNQHQSGKGAKALKGKGPLVLEWSCAFENKSMAMKAEYFIKQLTKTKKELLVQERGAIQVGEDQSLVFYSCKKGGAR from the coding sequence ATGAGTGATACTGCCGAGCAACGTTGGAGTGTTTATCTGATTCGCAACAACCGCAATGCTTTGTATTGCGGGGTAACGAATAACGTGGAGAGGCGTTTCAATCAGCACCAAAGTGGTAAAGGCGCGAAAGCACTAAAAGGAAAAGGGCCGCTTGTACTTGAGTGGTCCTGTGCTTTTGAAAACAAAAGTATGGCTATGAAAGCGGAATACTTCATCAAACAGTTAACTAAAACTAAAAAAGAGTTACTGGTTCAAGAACGTGGGGCGATTCAAGTTGGTGAAGACCAATCACTCGTTTTTTACTCGTGTAAAAAAGGTGGGGCTCGCTAA
- a CDS encoding YceH family protein translates to MKVELTAIEARVIGCLIEKEVTTPDQYPLSLNALTNACNQKSNREPVMSLSEADVLDAVDALIERRLVSDESGFNSRVSKYQHRFCNTEFGDLKLTEQEKGIVCCMLLRGAQTPGEIRTRTNRLATFNDVKEVENVLEYLANDEKGPLVVKLPREAGKRESRYMHLFCGEVDVSELAVATTAPSSAVSERITQLEQEVAELREELAALKEQVESLLS, encoded by the coding sequence ATGAAAGTTGAGCTAACGGCAATTGAAGCACGAGTAATTGGCTGCTTAATCGAAAAAGAAGTGACCACCCCCGACCAATATCCTCTCAGCCTTAACGCATTGACTAACGCATGCAACCAAAAGAGCAATCGTGAGCCAGTAATGTCGCTATCCGAAGCTGACGTACTGGACGCAGTTGATGCGTTGATCGAACGCCGTTTAGTGAGCGACGAAAGTGGCTTCAACAGTCGCGTGAGCAAGTACCAACATCGATTCTGCAATACCGAGTTTGGCGATCTAAAACTAACGGAACAAGAGAAAGGCATCGTATGCTGCATGCTGCTTCGTGGTGCACAAACGCCAGGTGAGATCCGCACTCGCACAAACCGTCTTGCGACTTTCAACGATGTTAAAGAAGTTGAAAATGTACTTGAGTACCTTGCTAATGATGAAAAGGGCCCATTAGTCGTGAAGCTACCTCGAGAAGCCGGTAAGCGTGAATCACGATATATGCATTTGTTCTGCGGTGAAGTGGATGTCAGTGAGCTTGCGGTAGCAACGACGGCACCTTCTTCTGCGGTCTCTGAACGTATTACACAGCTTGAGCAAGAAGTCGCAGAGTTACGTGAAGAGCTTGCCGCTTTGAAAGAGCAGGTTGAATCTTTGCTTTCATGA
- a CDS encoding DUF496 family protein, translating to MSSVFEIVNQARRKNKLKRELLDNEKKVRDNRKRVDLLENLLDYIKPEMTHDEIVAIIKNMKADYEDRVDDHIIKSAEISKARRDISRRIRELTEEDKQTSGKK from the coding sequence ATGAGTAGCGTATTTGAAATCGTGAACCAAGCTCGTCGTAAAAACAAACTAAAACGTGAGCTGCTTGATAACGAAAAAAAAGTTCGTGACAATCGTAAACGTGTAGACCTACTAGAAAACCTACTAGACTACATCAAGCCAGAAATGACTCACGACGAGATCGTTGCAATCATCAAAAACATGAAAGCTGACTACGAAGACCGCGTTGACGATCACATCATCAAGAGTGCAGAAATCTCTAAAGCACGCCGTGATATCAGCCGTCGTATCCGTGAGCTAACAGAAGAAGACAAGCAAACTAGCGGTAAAAAATAA
- a CDS encoding MATE family efflux transporter, with translation MSSTSSNAQPTLAKQLFTMTWPMLFGVLSLMSFQLVDSAFIGQLGVLPLAAQGFTLPLQMVVIGIQVGLGIATTAVISKAIGANNARYAKQLGGLVLMIGSIGVAVFGLLIWLLRYPILSLLSAPDSVMPIIDSYWPWWLLSSWVGAVLYFYYSICRANGNTMLPGTMMMVTSGVNLVLDPLFIFTFDLGINGAAIATVIAFGFGILVVAPRVQRNHWASFEWHDLNVVKSVTSIGNIMGPAMISQLLPPLSSMLATKLLAGFGTAAVASWALGSRYEFFAIVSVLALTMSMPPMVGRLLGAKNYADIQSLISIAVKFVLGFQLLIAIITFVAANTLALLMTSDAGVTSVLEMHLMIVPISLGSLGVCMLMVSICNALGKSYTALTISALRLFLFFLPCLWVGAQMGGIKGLLIGACLGNLMAGIAAYLTYRKTIHKLVSAEAAA, from the coding sequence ATGTCTTCTACTTCTTCTAATGCCCAACCGACGTTAGCGAAACAACTCTTTACGATGACTTGGCCAATGCTGTTTGGCGTTCTGTCATTAATGAGCTTCCAATTAGTTGATAGTGCGTTCATTGGCCAACTTGGTGTCCTTCCCCTTGCAGCACAGGGTTTCACTCTTCCGCTTCAAATGGTGGTGATTGGTATTCAAGTTGGCTTAGGCATCGCGACCACAGCGGTCATCTCAAAAGCAATCGGCGCAAACAACGCTCGCTATGCTAAGCAGCTAGGAGGCCTAGTGCTCATGATTGGCTCTATTGGTGTTGCGGTCTTTGGCCTGCTTATTTGGCTGCTGCGCTACCCTATCCTCTCTCTATTGAGCGCACCAGATTCTGTTATGCCCATCATCGATAGCTATTGGCCATGGTGGCTATTGAGTTCATGGGTAGGGGCGGTACTGTATTTCTATTACAGTATCTGCCGAGCCAATGGTAACACCATGCTGCCTGGCACCATGATGATGGTCACCAGTGGTGTGAACTTAGTGCTCGACCCATTGTTTATCTTCACTTTCGATCTCGGTATCAACGGTGCCGCTATTGCGACAGTGATTGCTTTTGGCTTCGGTATTTTAGTAGTGGCTCCTCGCGTTCAGAGGAATCATTGGGCTAGCTTCGAATGGCACGATTTGAATGTAGTTAAGAGCGTTACATCCATCGGCAATATCATGGGGCCAGCGATGATCAGCCAACTGTTGCCACCACTTTCTTCGATGTTGGCAACTAAGCTACTTGCGGGATTTGGTACCGCAGCCGTCGCTTCTTGGGCTTTGGGATCTCGCTACGAATTCTTTGCCATCGTTTCGGTATTAGCATTAACCATGTCTATGCCGCCAATGGTGGGCCGATTACTGGGTGCGAAAAACTACGCTGATATTCAATCGCTGATTTCTATCGCGGTGAAATTTGTTCTTGGCTTCCAGCTTCTAATCGCCATCATCACCTTTGTCGCTGCTAATACACTTGCTCTGCTTATGACCAGTGATGCTGGAGTGACCAGTGTGCTTGAAATGCATTTGATGATTGTGCCTATCAGCTTAGGTTCGCTGGGTGTGTGTATGTTGATGGTGTCGATCTGCAATGCTTTAGGTAAGTCGTACACAGCGCTAACTATCTCCGCACTGCGACTATTTTTGTTCTTCCTTCCGTGCCTTTGGGTTGGCGCGCAAATGGGAGGTATTAAAGGGCTGCTTATTGGCGCTTGCCTAGGTAACCTCATGGCAGGTATCGCTGCTTATTTAACATACCGCAAAACCATTCATAAGCTCGTTTCTGCTGAAGCTGCGGCTTAA
- a CDS encoding Gfo/Idh/MocA family protein gives MFKLAVIGTNWISQQFVEAAIQTKEFCLHAVYSRDVEKAREFGSPYNAEAYYDNLDALGADESVDAVYIASPNSFHAPQAVQMLKAGKHVICEKPMASNYSFAQAMFKTAEENNVVLFEAFMSPYTPNFQVLKDSLPTIAPLRHATISYCQYSSRYQKYLNGENPNTFNPEFSNGSIMDIGYYCVGSAVELFGEPNSVQASAHVLPSGVDGCGSVTLAYDGFNVNLLHSKVSDSLIPSEFQGEQGSLLVDMIATGRGVERILRSEDKEILTLPQQENHMFYEAQAFAKQLKLGSIAPQMKQRSLTVAKVLTEVRRQTGVVFPADKVALN, from the coding sequence ATGTTCAAACTTGCTGTGATCGGGACGAACTGGATCTCTCAACAATTTGTTGAAGCGGCGATTCAGACCAAAGAGTTTTGTCTTCACGCCGTCTACTCTCGTGATGTAGAGAAAGCACGCGAATTTGGCTCACCTTACAACGCAGAAGCTTATTACGATAACCTCGATGCTTTAGGGGCGGATGAAAGCGTTGATGCAGTATACATAGCGAGCCCAAACTCATTTCATGCGCCTCAGGCAGTGCAGATGCTCAAAGCGGGCAAGCACGTGATCTGTGAAAAGCCGATGGCATCAAATTATTCTTTTGCTCAAGCGATGTTTAAAACGGCTGAAGAAAATAATGTCGTGTTGTTTGAAGCCTTCATGTCGCCATACACTCCGAATTTCCAAGTACTGAAAGACAGTCTACCAACGATCGCGCCTCTTCGTCATGCTACGATCAGTTACTGTCAGTACTCTTCTCGCTATCAGAAATATCTAAATGGTGAGAATCCAAACACTTTCAATCCTGAGTTTTCCAATGGCTCCATCATGGACATTGGTTACTACTGCGTTGGTTCTGCCGTTGAGTTGTTTGGAGAGCCTAATAGCGTACAAGCAAGTGCTCATGTTCTGCCTTCCGGCGTTGATGGTTGTGGCAGCGTGACGCTCGCTTACGATGGCTTTAATGTGAACCTATTGCACTCGAAGGTGAGTGATTCACTCATCCCAAGTGAATTCCAAGGTGAACAAGGTAGTCTGCTGGTGGATATGATTGCTACGGGGCGTGGTGTTGAGCGCATTTTGCGTAGTGAGGACAAAGAAATACTCACGTTACCTCAACAAGAGAACCACATGTTCTATGAAGCGCAAGCATTTGCTAAGCAACTGAAACTGGGTTCGATTGCGCCTCAAATGAAGCAACGTTCATTGACGGTCGCGAAAGTGCTAACTGAGGTAAGAAGACAAACAGGCGTTGTATTCCCTGCAGATAAAGTCGCACTAAACTAG
- a CDS encoding glyceraldehyde-3-phosphate dehydrogenase — protein MSPEKYLQDWQTSQTIAESISPLIGKLYRQKGIEVVLFGKTLINATTIDILKTHRIARRYTGSPLSLEQTMPIIQALCEMSISSCRVDVGQLAGMYWKDHEDTAALSDFLYTSLQGARDADSSLAARDVVLYGFGRIGRLLTRLLIEKSGPGYPLRLRAIVVRGGKKGDLEKRASLLRRDSVHGQFNGSIVIDEERKALIVNGNYIQIIYANSPSDVDYSVYGINNALVVDNTGVWRDAEGLNQHIACNGAEKVLLTAPGKGDIKNIVFGVNESVIQEDDTIISAASCTTNAITPVLKALNDKYGVLSGHIETVHSYTNDQNLIDNFHSGDRRGRSASLNMVLTSTGAAKAVAKALPELAGKLTGNAIRVPTPNVSMAVANLNLGEDVDRDSLNEYLREMALNSELSAQIDYTDSTEIVSSDLVGSRHAGVVDGQATIAQDKRCVLYIWYDNEFGYSCQVVHCMEQMMGVRYQTFPR, from the coding sequence ATGAGTCCAGAGAAATATCTCCAAGACTGGCAAACTAGCCAAACGATTGCTGAATCTATTTCCCCTCTTATCGGTAAGTTATATCGTCAAAAAGGAATCGAAGTGGTTCTGTTTGGTAAAACACTTATCAACGCAACAACCATCGACATTCTCAAAACTCACCGTATTGCAAGACGTTACACCGGAAGCCCTCTCTCTCTAGAACAAACCATGCCAATCATCCAAGCGCTGTGCGAAATGAGCATCTCGTCTTGCCGCGTTGATGTTGGTCAGCTTGCTGGTATGTACTGGAAAGATCACGAAGACACGGCCGCACTTAGCGATTTTTTATACACTTCACTTCAAGGTGCTCGTGACGCCGACTCTTCTCTAGCAGCTCGTGATGTGGTTCTTTACGGTTTCGGTCGAATTGGTCGTCTACTTACTCGTCTGCTGATTGAAAAAAGTGGCCCGGGTTACCCGCTTCGTCTGCGTGCTATCGTGGTACGTGGCGGTAAGAAGGGTGATCTTGAGAAGCGTGCAAGCTTGCTACGTCGAGACTCAGTTCATGGACAGTTCAACGGTAGTATTGTTATTGATGAAGAGCGCAAAGCGCTGATCGTGAACGGTAACTACATTCAAATCATTTACGCTAACAGCCCAAGTGATGTGGACTATTCGGTTTACGGTATCAACAACGCACTTGTTGTTGATAACACAGGTGTTTGGCGTGATGCCGAAGGTCTTAACCAACACATAGCGTGTAACGGTGCAGAGAAAGTACTGCTTACTGCACCGGGTAAAGGCGACATCAAGAACATCGTGTTTGGTGTGAATGAATCTGTTATTCAAGAAGATGACACCATCATCTCCGCAGCGAGCTGTACGACTAACGCTATCACTCCGGTTCTAAAAGCACTTAACGATAAGTACGGCGTGCTTTCTGGCCACATTGAGACCGTTCACTCTTACACCAACGATCAAAACCTAATCGACAACTTCCACTCAGGCGATCGCCGTGGCCGTAGTGCTTCATTGAACATGGTCCTGACGTCAACAGGCGCAGCTAAAGCGGTAGCAAAAGCACTACCAGAACTTGCAGGTAAGCTTACAGGCAACGCAATTCGCGTACCAACTCCGAACGTATCAATGGCTGTTGCAAACCTTAACTTGGGTGAAGATGTAGACCGTGATTCGCTAAACGAATATCTACGTGAAATGGCATTGAATTCGGAGCTTTCCGCTCAAATCGATTACACAGATTCGACAGAAATCGTATCAAGCGATCTAGTTGGCTCTCGCCACGCAGGTGTGGTTGACGGTCAAGCAACCATCGCTCAAGACAAGCGTTGTGTACTGTACATCTGGTACGACAACGAATTTGGTTACAGCTGTCAAGTTGTACACTGTATGGAACAAATGATGGGTGTTCGTTACCAAACATTCCCTCGATAA
- a CDS encoding LysE family translocator, whose product MTLTVWLSLFTVCLLGAMSPGPSLAIVAKHSLAGGRVNGLATAWAHAFGIGIYAFITLIGLAVVLQQSPLLFKTISLAGAAYLAYLGFNALRSKGGVAAKLESGEETTVLQSAREGFLISILSPKIALFFIALFSQFVALGNDLSNQMIIVATPFVVDGLWYTFITLVLSNSRVVDRIRSKAVLIDRLSGIVLMLLAVRVVVTI is encoded by the coding sequence ATGACACTAACAGTTTGGTTATCACTTTTTACCGTGTGTTTATTAGGGGCAATGTCCCCAGGTCCGAGTTTAGCGATTGTCGCTAAGCACTCGTTGGCTGGTGGTCGAGTGAATGGTTTGGCTACCGCATGGGCGCACGCGTTTGGTATCGGTATTTATGCGTTTATTACCTTGATAGGTTTGGCGGTAGTGCTGCAACAAAGCCCATTGCTATTTAAGACTATTAGCTTGGCTGGTGCAGCTTACTTGGCGTATCTTGGCTTCAATGCACTGCGCTCAAAAGGTGGGGTTGCGGCGAAGTTAGAATCCGGTGAAGAAACGACGGTTTTACAATCGGCGCGAGAAGGCTTCCTCATTTCAATTCTAAGCCCGAAAATTGCGCTGTTCTTCATCGCACTGTTCAGTCAATTTGTGGCGCTGGGTAACGATCTAAGTAACCAAATGATCATCGTCGCGACACCATTTGTTGTTGATGGCTTGTGGTACACCTTCATCACATTGGTATTGTCTAACTCGCGCGTTGTGGACCGTATTCGCTCAAAAGCGGTACTGATTGACCGATTATCCGGTATCGTTTTAATGCTACTGGCAGTGCGAGTAGTTGTGACGATTTAA
- a CDS encoding LysR family transcriptional regulator has protein sequence MLNNINLNLLRSLHVLLEECHVSRTAERLHITQSAVSRQLAQLRELCGDPLLVRQGNQLIPTPRALLLKDKLDDLLAEFDHLLDDKPFEPGDWKGELVLASSDYVAQYVLPDIASHLSSFAPQLDMAYRLWQPDFLDKLHETGIHIASSIYPEQPKGVSSVKIGEDSSVCLMKASHPLAKQDHISVEDLISYSHIKVNGGGDKDSYTDLALRELGYTRHVTFKVPFFSAAINRLASSEHLMVVPEHIAVNLAKHWDLAHKALPLETPTHKYWLMWHPKYDTDPAHKWAREEILSVMQISEYSIR, from the coding sequence GTGCTGAATAACATCAACCTGAATCTGCTGCGCTCTTTGCATGTATTGCTTGAAGAGTGCCATGTGAGCAGAACCGCGGAGCGTTTGCACATCACTCAATCCGCGGTCAGTCGTCAACTAGCGCAGTTACGCGAATTATGTGGTGACCCTTTATTGGTTCGGCAGGGTAACCAATTGATTCCCACGCCAAGGGCGCTACTTCTAAAAGATAAGTTGGACGACTTATTGGCGGAATTCGATCACCTTCTCGATGACAAGCCTTTTGAACCCGGGGATTGGAAAGGAGAGTTAGTATTAGCATCGAGTGACTATGTCGCGCAATATGTACTCCCTGACATTGCTTCGCACTTGAGTAGTTTTGCTCCTCAGTTGGATATGGCGTATCGACTTTGGCAACCTGACTTTCTTGATAAACTTCATGAGACAGGTATTCATATTGCGTCTTCAATTTATCCAGAACAGCCTAAAGGTGTATCCAGTGTGAAGATTGGTGAGGACTCGTCCGTGTGTTTGATGAAGGCCTCCCACCCGTTAGCAAAGCAAGACCATATTAGTGTCGAAGATTTAATTTCGTATTCTCACATCAAAGTGAACGGTGGAGGGGACAAAGATTCCTATACTGACTTGGCATTGAGAGAGTTGGGTTATACACGCCACGTTACCTTCAAGGTGCCTTTCTTTTCTGCTGCTATCAATCGCTTAGCCTCAAGTGAGCATCTGATGGTAGTACCCGAGCATATTGCCGTGAATCTCGCGAAGCATTGGGATTTAGCCCACAAAGCGTTGCCACTCGAAACCCCTACTCATAAGTATTGGTTAATGTGGCATCCAAAGTACGATACGGATCCGGCGCATAAATGGGCGCGAGAGGAGATTCTCTCGGTTATGCAAATCTCAGAGTATTCCATTCGTTAA
- a CDS encoding nuclear transport factor 2 family protein: MTEKDIVLNFWNVMASNDFYAAAECLSPDCEVIWPLTKEVIRGRKNFAELNLAYPAEGKWTFAIERIVGEGDQVVTDVIVSDGVRSDRVITFHSIRDGLICKQVEYWPEDYAAADWRTQWVECAE, from the coding sequence ATGACCGAGAAAGACATCGTCCTCAATTTCTGGAACGTAATGGCAAGCAATGATTTCTATGCGGCAGCAGAGTGTCTTTCGCCTGATTGTGAAGTAATTTGGCCATTGACCAAAGAAGTCATTCGCGGCAGAAAGAACTTTGCCGAACTGAACTTAGCTTATCCAGCAGAAGGTAAGTGGACCTTTGCGATTGAACGTATTGTGGGAGAAGGCGATCAAGTAGTCACCGATGTGATTGTTAGTGATGGCGTTCGCTCAGATAGAGTGATCACTTTTCACAGCATCCGTGATGGGCTAATTTGCAAACAAGTGGAATATTGGCCGGAAGATTACGCCGCTGCAGATTGGCGCACACAATGGGTTGAATGTGCTGAATAA